In Acidovorax sp. 106, the following proteins share a genomic window:
- a CDS encoding type IV pili methyl-accepting chemotaxis transducer N-terminal domain-containing protein: MRTSPSLTAKLLALGAGFLLVALGSIGLTLWVTWKLEGGAAAVNEAGRLRMNMLRMVLVLQTEPVQAVQQRAKEFDASLELLRTGDPARPLFVPWGDETRPRFEAIRTEWTSLHRQWTQEPRPDRVQALAQADHFVAQVDQFVETIEVQISGWTAALHLFQLCMMALAIAAAVTFMAVSYLLVINPVARLQNAQARLRQGDLGARLPIESDDEFGQLSAGFNLMAHALQASHEGLEQKVQEKTASIAVQNQRLAALYEVSALASDAGSLQALANGFVRQIRRVAGADAVAVRWSDEANERYVLLANDGLPKAMAEQEHCLHTGACHCGQPQEKARTRVIPITPTSAVALPHCREAGFETMVTIPVQMQQRVLGEVDLFFRSPVVLNDELRELLEAMTRHLASAMEGLRATALEREAAVAQERSMIARELHDSIAQSLAFLKIQTQLLRDAVTKGDTTKRDRSIDELDVGVRECYSDVRELLVHFRTRTSEEDIETALRATLSKFEHQTGMAATLAMSGHGLPLPPDVQIQVLHMVQEALSNVRKHANASRVALRVERHPRWRFEVQDDGIGFEAAQVPPDSVHVGLGIMRERAQRIGAVVQVHSQAGQGTRVCIELPSSPRPPAPVATPAPALVPAAPAVHQELLT; the protein is encoded by the coding sequence ATGCGAACCTCTCCATCCTTGACCGCAAAGCTGCTGGCGCTGGGGGCCGGCTTCTTGTTGGTGGCCCTGGGCTCCATAGGCCTCACCCTGTGGGTGACCTGGAAACTGGAGGGCGGTGCCGCCGCAGTGAACGAGGCGGGGCGCCTGCGCATGAACATGCTGCGCATGGTGCTGGTGCTGCAGACGGAACCCGTGCAAGCCGTGCAACAGCGCGCCAAAGAGTTTGACGCCAGCCTGGAGCTGCTGCGCACCGGTGACCCGGCCCGCCCTTTGTTTGTGCCCTGGGGCGACGAGACGCGCCCCAGGTTTGAGGCCATCCGCACGGAATGGACCAGCCTGCACCGCCAGTGGACGCAGGAGCCCCGCCCGGACCGGGTGCAGGCGCTGGCGCAGGCCGACCACTTTGTGGCACAGGTGGACCAGTTTGTGGAGACCATCGAGGTACAAATTTCAGGGTGGACGGCTGCTCTGCATTTGTTTCAGCTGTGCATGATGGCACTGGCGATAGCGGCGGCCGTGACCTTCATGGCGGTGAGTTACCTGCTGGTGATCAACCCGGTAGCACGGCTGCAAAATGCCCAGGCCCGCTTGCGCCAGGGGGATCTGGGCGCGCGACTACCCATCGAGTCCGATGACGAATTCGGCCAGCTGTCTGCGGGGTTCAACCTCATGGCCCACGCGCTGCAGGCCTCGCACGAGGGGCTGGAGCAAAAAGTGCAAGAAAAGACGGCCAGCATTGCCGTGCAAAACCAGCGGCTGGCCGCGTTGTACGAGGTCAGCGCACTGGCCTCGGATGCTGGCAGCCTGCAGGCGTTGGCCAACGGCTTTGTGCGCCAGATCCGGCGCGTGGCCGGGGCCGATGCGGTGGCCGTGCGCTGGTCGGACGAAGCCAACGAGCGCTATGTGCTGCTGGCCAACGATGGGCTGCCCAAAGCCATGGCCGAGCAAGAGCATTGCCTGCACACCGGCGCTTGCCACTGCGGCCAGCCACAGGAAAAAGCGCGCACCCGCGTCATCCCCATCACACCCACATCGGCCGTCGCTTTGCCCCACTGCCGCGAGGCCGGGTTTGAGACCATGGTCACCATCCCCGTGCAAATGCAGCAGCGCGTGCTGGGCGAGGTGGACCTGTTCTTTCGCTCCCCGGTGGTGCTGAACGACGAGCTGCGCGAGTTGCTGGAGGCCATGACGCGCCACCTGGCCAGCGCCATGGAAGGCCTGCGTGCCACGGCCCTGGAGCGCGAGGCCGCTGTGGCGCAAGAGCGCAGCATGATTGCGCGCGAACTGCACGACTCCATCGCCCAGTCGCTGGCTTTCCTGAAAATACAGACCCAGCTGCTGCGCGATGCGGTGACCAAGGGCGACACCACCAAGCGCGATCGCAGCATTGACGAGCTGGATGTGGGCGTGCGCGAGTGCTACAGCGACGTGCGTGAGCTGCTGGTGCACTTTCGCACCCGCACCAGCGAGGAGGACATTGAAACCGCGCTGCGTGCCACGCTGTCCAAGTTTGAGCACCAGACGGGCATGGCTGCCACGCTCGCCATGTCGGGCCACGGCCTGCCGCTGCCGCCCGATGTGCAGATCCAGGTGCTGCACATGGTGCAGGAAGCCTTGTCCAACGTGCGCAAGCATGCCAACGCCAGCCGGGTGGCATTGCGCGTGGAGCGCCACCCCCGCTGGCGCTTTGAAGTGCAGGACGACGGCATCGGCTTTGAAGCCGCGCAGGTGCCGCCCGATTCGGTGCATGTGGGGTTGGGCATCATGCGCGAGCGCGCACAGCGCATCGGTGCCGTGGTGCAAGTACATTCACAGGCTGGCCAGGGCACGCGCGTGTGCATTGAGCTGCCCAGCAGCCCGCGCCCACCCGCCCCAGTGGCGACGCCTGCCCCGGCATTGGTGCCCGCTGCGCCCGCTGTACACCAGGAGCTTTTGACGTGA
- a CDS encoding nitrate/nitrite transporter, whose amino-acid sequence MAQANLPTGNSPQRTRQAWSVLIVSTFAFTVCFMVWMMFGVIGIPIKKMLNLNSTQFGLLMSMPVLTGSLVRVPLGIWTDKFGGRIVMAAVMATTVPAIWMMSYATEYWHFLTIGLFVGLAGGSFSVGTPYVARWFPRERQGTAMGVYGAGNSGAAVNKFVAPVLLVAFGWTMVPQVYAAIMLGTLVLFLCFSYSDPAHLVPSNVKFTDQLKALKDPKVLKYCQYYSIVFGGYVALSLWMVQYYVGEFGLDIRVAALLAACFSLPGGVLRAIGGMLSDKYGAHSVTWWVMWVSWICLFLLSYPQTDFTILTVNGAKTFHLGLNVYVFTGLMFLLGICWAFGKASVFKYISDDYPQNIGAISGIVGLAGGMGGFILPILFGALMDLTGIRSSAFMLMYGVVWVSLIWMYFTEVRNTRVMGAQGAAQAGNR is encoded by the coding sequence ATGGCACAAGCCAATTTGCCCACGGGCAACAGCCCCCAGCGCACCCGTCAAGCCTGGTCGGTACTGATCGTTAGTACCTTTGCCTTCACGGTCTGCTTCATGGTCTGGATGATGTTCGGCGTCATCGGGATCCCCATCAAAAAGATGCTCAACCTGAACTCCACGCAGTTCGGGTTGCTCATGTCCATGCCCGTGCTCACGGGCTCGTTGGTGCGGGTGCCGCTGGGCATCTGGACCGACAAGTTCGGCGGCCGCATCGTGATGGCCGCTGTGATGGCCACCACCGTGCCCGCCATCTGGATGATGAGCTACGCCACCGAATACTGGCACTTCCTCACCATCGGCCTGTTCGTGGGCTTGGCGGGGGGCTCGTTCTCTGTGGGCACGCCGTATGTAGCGCGCTGGTTCCCCAGGGAGCGTCAGGGCACGGCCATGGGCGTGTACGGCGCGGGCAACTCGGGTGCGGCCGTCAACAAGTTTGTGGCCCCGGTGCTGCTGGTGGCCTTTGGCTGGACCATGGTGCCGCAGGTGTACGCGGCCATCATGCTGGGCACCCTGGTGCTGTTCTTGTGCTTCAGCTACAGCGACCCGGCCCACCTGGTGCCCAGCAACGTCAAGTTCACCGACCAGCTCAAGGCGCTGAAGGACCCCAAGGTGCTCAAGTACTGCCAGTACTACAGCATCGTGTTCGGCGGCTACGTGGCGCTGTCGCTGTGGATGGTGCAGTACTACGTGGGCGAGTTCGGCCTGGACATTCGTGTGGCGGCACTGCTGGCCGCCTGCTTTTCGCTGCCCGGCGGCGTTCTGCGCGCCATCGGCGGCATGCTGAGCGACAAGTACGGCGCCCACAGCGTGACCTGGTGGGTGATGTGGGTGAGCTGGATCTGCCTGTTCCTGCTGAGCTATCCGCAGACCGACTTCACCATCCTCACCGTCAACGGCGCCAAGACCTTCCACCTGGGTCTGAATGTGTATGTGTTCACCGGTCTCATGTTCCTGCTGGGCATCTGCTGGGCCTTTGGCAAGGCCAGCGTCTTCAAGTACATCAGCGACGACTACCCGCAAAACATCGGCGCCATCAGCGGCATCGTGGGTCTGGCCGGTGGCATGGGCGGCTTCATCCTGCCCATTCTGTTTGGCGCGCTGATGGACCTCACGGGCATCCGCTCCAGCGCTTTCATGTTGATGTACGGCGTGGTGTGGGTCTCCCTCATCTGGATGTACTTCACCGAAGTGCGCAACACCCGCGTCATGGGCGCACAAGGTGCCGCCCAAGCCGGTAACCGCTGA
- a CDS encoding nitrate reductase subunit alpha, whose protein sequence is MSHFLDRLTYFSQPRETFAQGHGETNGEDRTWEDAYRDRWAHDKIVRSTHGVNCTGSCSWKIYVKGGIVTWETQQTDYPRTRPDLPNHEPRGCARGASYSWYLYSANRVKYPMVRGRLLKHWRAAIALAKSPVDAWASIVENDASKREWQKQRGLGGFVRSTWEEVNQMIAAANVYTIKKHGPDRIIGFSPIPAMSMISYAAGSRYLSLIGGVCMSFYDWYCDLPPSSPQTWGEQTDVPESADWYNSSYIIAWGSNVPQTRTPDAHFLTEVRYKGTKVVSITPDYSEVAKLGDLWMHPKQGTDAAVAMAMGHVILKEFYFKDGGKGRSTYFDDYARRYTDLPLLVVLKEKTLPDGRTVMVPDRYVRASDFPGQLDQSNNPDWKTVGYDELGQVTLPNGSIGFRWGADGRADQGLWNLENKEARTGNTVKLKLSVIEDGEQAHDIADVAFPYFGGVATPNFTANEQGGDVMVRRVPVSHLELAGHEAQGKVMVATVFDLLAGNYGIDRGLPGEEPGGSYDADRPYTPAWQEKITGVPRDQIITVARQFADNADKTHGKSMVIIGAAMNHWYHCDMNYRGIINMLMLCGCIGQSGGGWAHYVGQEKLRPQTGWTALAFALDWIRPPRQMNSTSFFYAHTDQWRYEKLGMEEVLSPLADKKAYHGAQIDYNVRAERMGWLPSAPQLKTNPMQVAKDAAAKGMDAKDYVVKSLKDGSLAMSCEDPDHPDNWPRNMFVWRSNILGSSGKGHEYFLKHLLGTTHGVQGKDLGKDEAKPEEVQWHTNAPEGKLDLLVTLDFRMSTTCLYSDIVLPTATWYEKNDLNTSDMHPFIHPLSTAVDPAWQAKSDWEIYKGFAKAVSEVSVGHLGVEKDVVLTPIMHDTPGEMAQPYGVRDWKKGECELIPGKTAPQVTVVERDYPNLYKRFTALGPLMDKAGNGGKGIGWNTQTEVGQLGDLNGRVKEEGVTQGMPRIVTDIDATEVVMMLAPETNGHVACKAWEALGKQTGRDHVHLALHREDEKIRFRDIQAQPRKIISSPTWSGLESEKVSYNAGYTNVHEYIPWRTLTGRQQFYQDHPWMRDFGEGFVSYRPPVHLKTLHEVEGKKPNGNKEIQLNFITPHQKWGIHSTYSDNLMMLTLNRGGSVVWLSEDDAKVAGIVDNDWVELFNANGAIAARAVVSQRVNPGMVMMYHSQEKIINTPGSEITGTRGGIHNSVTRIVLKPTHMIGGYAQYSYGFNYYGTIGTNRDEFVLVRKMDRVDWLDDEPVSSTAAHA, encoded by the coding sequence ATGAGCCATTTTCTGGATCGCCTCACGTACTTCTCGCAGCCCCGCGAGACCTTCGCCCAAGGCCACGGCGAAACCAACGGCGAAGACCGTACCTGGGAAGACGCCTACCGCGACCGCTGGGCGCACGACAAGATCGTGCGCTCCACCCACGGCGTGAACTGCACGGGCTCCTGCTCGTGGAAGATTTACGTCAAGGGCGGCATCGTGACCTGGGAAACCCAGCAGACCGACTACCCCCGCACCCGGCCCGACCTGCCCAACCACGAACCCCGTGGCTGCGCACGCGGCGCCAGCTACAGCTGGTACCTGTACAGCGCCAACCGCGTGAAGTACCCCATGGTGCGCGGCCGCCTGCTCAAGCACTGGCGCGCCGCCATCGCCCTGGCCAAGAGCCCGGTGGACGCCTGGGCCAGCATCGTCGAGAACGATGCCTCCAAGCGCGAATGGCAAAAGCAGCGCGGCCTGGGCGGCTTTGTGCGCAGCACCTGGGAAGAAGTCAACCAGATGATCGCTGCGGCCAATGTCTACACGATCAAGAAGCACGGTCCTGACCGCATCATCGGCTTCTCGCCCATCCCGGCGATGTCGATGATTTCGTACGCCGCTGGCAGCCGCTACCTGAGCCTGATCGGCGGCGTGTGCATGAGTTTTTACGACTGGTACTGCGACCTGCCTCCCAGCAGCCCGCAGACCTGGGGCGAGCAGACCGACGTGCCCGAATCGGCCGACTGGTACAACAGCTCGTACATCATTGCCTGGGGCTCCAACGTGCCCCAGACGCGCACGCCTGACGCCCACTTTTTGACAGAGGTGCGCTACAAGGGCACCAAGGTCGTTTCCATCACGCCCGACTATTCCGAAGTGGCCAAGCTGGGCGACCTGTGGATGCACCCCAAGCAGGGCACCGACGCTGCCGTTGCCATGGCCATGGGCCACGTCATCCTCAAGGAGTTCTACTTCAAGGACGGCGGCAAGGGCCGCAGCACCTACTTCGATGACTACGCGCGCCGCTACACCGATCTGCCGCTCTTGGTGGTGCTCAAGGAAAAGACACTGCCCGATGGCCGCACGGTGATGGTGCCCGACCGCTATGTGCGCGCCAGCGACTTCCCCGGCCAGCTTGACCAGTCCAACAACCCCGACTGGAAGACCGTGGGCTACGACGAGCTGGGCCAGGTCACGCTGCCCAACGGCTCCATTGGTTTCCGCTGGGGTGCCGATGGCCGCGCCGACCAGGGCCTTTGGAACCTGGAGAACAAGGAAGCCCGCACGGGCAACACCGTCAAGCTTAAGCTGTCGGTGATCGAAGATGGCGAGCAGGCCCACGACATTGCCGATGTCGCTTTCCCGTACTTTGGCGGAGTGGCAACGCCCAACTTCACGGCCAACGAACAAGGTGGCGACGTGATGGTGCGCCGCGTGCCGGTGTCCCACCTGGAGCTGGCCGGGCACGAAGCCCAAGGCAAGGTGATGGTCGCCACCGTGTTCGACCTGTTGGCGGGCAACTATGGCATTGACCGGGGCCTGCCCGGTGAAGAGCCCGGCGGCAGCTACGACGCCGACCGCCCTTACACCCCTGCCTGGCAGGAAAAGATCACGGGCGTGCCGCGCGACCAGATCATCACCGTGGCGCGCCAGTTCGCCGACAACGCCGACAAGACGCATGGCAAGTCCATGGTCATCATCGGCGCGGCGATGAACCACTGGTACCACTGCGACATGAACTACCGCGGCATCATCAACATGCTGATGCTGTGCGGCTGTATTGGCCAGAGCGGTGGCGGCTGGGCGCACTATGTGGGCCAGGAAAAGCTGCGGCCCCAGACCGGCTGGACGGCACTGGCCTTTGCGCTGGACTGGATCCGCCCGCCCCGCCAGATGAACAGCACGAGCTTCTTCTACGCCCACACCGACCAGTGGCGCTACGAGAAGCTGGGCATGGAAGAGGTCCTCTCGCCGCTGGCCGACAAGAAGGCTTACCACGGCGCGCAGATCGACTACAACGTGCGCGCCGAGCGCATGGGCTGGCTGCCATCGGCCCCCCAGCTCAAGACCAACCCGATGCAGGTGGCCAAAGATGCTGCGGCGAAGGGCATGGATGCCAAGGACTACGTCGTCAAGTCGCTCAAGGACGGCAGCCTCGCGATGAGCTGCGAGGACCCGGACCATCCCGACAACTGGCCGCGCAACATGTTTGTGTGGCGCTCCAACATCCTAGGCAGTTCGGGCAAGGGGCATGAATACTTCCTCAAGCACCTGCTGGGCACCACCCACGGCGTGCAGGGCAAGGATTTGGGCAAAGACGAAGCCAAGCCCGAAGAAGTGCAGTGGCACACCAACGCACCTGAAGGAAAGCTGGACCTGCTGGTCACGCTCGACTTCCGCATGAGCACCACCTGCCTGTACTCCGACATCGTGTTGCCCACGGCCACCTGGTATGAGAAGAACGACCTCAACACCAGCGACATGCACCCCTTCATCCATCCGCTGTCCACAGCGGTGGACCCTGCCTGGCAGGCCAAGAGCGACTGGGAGATCTACAAGGGTTTCGCCAAGGCCGTGAGCGAGGTCAGCGTGGGCCATCTGGGCGTCGAGAAGGACGTGGTGCTCACGCCCATCATGCACGACACCCCCGGTGAAATGGCCCAGCCTTATGGCGTGCGCGACTGGAAGAAGGGCGAGTGCGAACTCATCCCCGGCAAGACCGCGCCGCAGGTCACCGTGGTCGAGCGCGACTACCCCAACCTGTACAAGCGCTTCACCGCCCTGGGCCCCTTGATGGACAAGGCCGGCAACGGCGGCAAGGGCATCGGCTGGAACACGCAGACCGAAGTCGGCCAGCTGGGCGACCTGAACGGCCGCGTGAAGGAAGAGGGCGTGACGCAGGGCATGCCCCGCATCGTGACCGACATTGACGCCACCGAAGTGGTGATGATGCTGGCCCCCGAAACCAATGGCCACGTAGCCTGCAAGGCCTGGGAAGCCCTGGGCAAGCAGACCGGGCGCGACCATGTGCACCTGGCGCTGCACCGCGAGGACGAGAAGATCCGCTTCCGCGACATCCAGGCGCAGCCGCGCAAGATCATCAGCTCACCCACCTGGTCCGGACTGGAAAGCGAGAAGGTCAGCTACAACGCGGGCTACACCAATGTGCACGAGTACATCCCATGGCGCACCCTCACGGGCCGCCAGCAGTTCTATCAGGACCACCCGTGGATGCGTGACTTCGGCGAAGGCTTTGTGAGCTACCGCCCACCGGTGCACCTGAAGACGCTGCACGAAGTCGAAGGCAAGAAGCCCAATGGCAACAAAGAGATCCAGCTGAACTTCATCACGCCGCACCAGAAGTGGGGCATCCACAGCACGTACAGCGACAACCTGATGATGCTCACGCTGAACCGGGGGGGCTCGGTGGTGTGGCTGAGCGAAGACGACGCCAAGGTCGCTGGCATCGTGGACAACGACTGGGTTGAACTCTTCAACGCCAACGGCGCCATTGCGGCCCGCGCGGTGGTGAGCCAGCGTGTGAACCCCGGCATGGTGATGATGTACCACTCGCAAGAGAAGATCATCAACACCCCCGGCTCCGAGATCACCGGCACCCGTGGCGGTATCCACAACTCGGTCACGCGCATCGTGCTCAAGCCCACCCACATGATTGGTGGCTACGCACAGTACAGCTACGGCTTCAACTACTACGGAACCATCGGCACCAACCGCGACGAGTTCGTGCTGGTGCGCAAGATGGACCGCGTGGACTGGCTTGACGACGAGCCCGTTTCCAGCACGGCAGCCCACGCCTGA
- a CDS encoding response regulator: protein MTLAAADRPLTLFVVDDHTLFRRGLIALLGQDAGLEVVGEAGDAAEALRLVPRLQPDVILLDNHLPGVMGVDAIRGLREVSPHSRVLMLTVSEDSQDLATALRNGAQGYLLKTIDGDLLAQAIRRAARGEPVVSPELMGKLVAAFQAQGAPVMDAAPRTAVTEAPPAVGEETGSPLSPREEDVLREIARGLSNKEIARALDIAETTVKIHVQHILRKLGLTSRVQAAVYASDRQRADY, encoded by the coding sequence GTGACCCTTGCCGCTGCTGACCGCCCCTTGACCCTGTTTGTGGTGGACGATCACACCCTGTTTCGCCGGGGCCTGATTGCCTTGTTGGGGCAGGATGCGGGGCTGGAGGTGGTGGGGGAAGCGGGCGATGCGGCCGAAGCCCTGCGCCTGGTGCCGCGCCTGCAGCCCGACGTGATCCTGCTGGACAACCACCTGCCTGGCGTGATGGGCGTGGACGCCATTCGCGGCCTGCGCGAGGTGTCCCCGCACTCGCGGGTGCTCATGCTCACTGTCAGCGAGGATTCGCAGGACCTCGCCACCGCCCTGCGCAATGGCGCGCAAGGCTATCTGCTCAAGACCATCGATGGCGACCTGCTGGCGCAGGCCATCCGCCGCGCAGCGCGCGGTGAGCCCGTGGTCAGCCCCGAACTCATGGGCAAGCTGGTTGCTGCCTTTCAGGCCCAGGGCGCTCCTGTGATGGATGCGGCGCCGCGCACCGCCGTGACTGAAGCGCCGCCGGCTGTCGGCGAGGAGACTGGTTCGCCCTTGTCCCCCCGCGAGGAGGATGTTCTGCGTGAAATCGCCCGCGGCCTGAGCAACAAGGAAATTGCCCGCGCCCTCGACATCGCCGAGACCACGGTCAAGATCCATGTGCAACACATCCTGCGCAAGCTGGGGTTGACCTCACGCGTGCAGGCAGCGGTGTATGCCTCAGACCGGCAGCGTGCCGACTACTGA
- a CDS encoding NarK family nitrate/nitrite MFS transporter, translating to MSATTTSGRQGRLLTLWTPEDKNFWEREGEAVAKLNLWISVPALFLAFAIWQVWSVVAVSLPGLGFKYSTNQLFWLAAAPALSGATLRIFYSFMVPLVGGRRWTAISTASLLIPAIGIGFAVQDNTTAYPTMLILALLCGLGGGNFSSSMANISFFFPKERKGSALGVNAGLGNLGVSVVQFLSPLVVTAGIFGIFGGEGQTIVKNGQTVQVWTQNAAFIWVPWIAVTALAAWFGMNDIADARASFAAQAAIFKRKHNWLMCVLYLGTFGSFIGYAAGFPLLIKSQFPNINPLAYAWLGPLVGAVIRPFGGWLADKLGGARVTLWNFIVMAIAVMGVTVFLPSAGNEGQFSGFFVCFLVLFLTTGIGNGSTFRMIPVIFLTEALRGVDKHDPAALAQANKEGNTLGAATLGFTAAMAAYGGFFIPKSYGSSIALTGTPNAALWCFAVFYAVCIVVTWWYYARKNAEMPC from the coding sequence ATGTCTGCCACCACCACCAGCGGGCGCCAGGGGCGTCTGCTCACCCTCTGGACACCCGAGGACAAGAATTTCTGGGAGCGCGAAGGCGAAGCCGTCGCCAAGCTCAACCTGTGGATCTCGGTGCCCGCGCTGTTCTTGGCCTTTGCCATCTGGCAGGTCTGGAGCGTGGTCGCCGTGAGCCTGCCGGGCCTCGGGTTCAAGTATTCGACCAACCAGCTGTTCTGGCTGGCCGCAGCGCCCGCGCTCTCGGGCGCCACGCTGCGCATCTTCTACTCGTTCATGGTGCCGCTGGTCGGTGGCCGCCGCTGGACGGCGATCTCCACCGCTTCTCTGCTGATCCCCGCCATCGGCATCGGCTTTGCGGTGCAGGACAACACCACGGCCTACCCCACCATGCTCATCCTGGCGCTGCTGTGCGGCCTGGGCGGCGGCAACTTCAGCTCTAGCATGGCCAACATCAGCTTCTTCTTCCCGAAGGAGCGCAAGGGCTCGGCGCTGGGCGTGAATGCCGGCCTGGGTAACCTGGGCGTGTCGGTGGTGCAGTTCCTGAGCCCGCTGGTCGTCACAGCCGGCATCTTCGGTATCTTTGGTGGCGAAGGCCAGACCATTGTGAAGAACGGCCAGACCGTGCAGGTCTGGACGCAGAACGCCGCCTTCATCTGGGTGCCATGGATCGCAGTCACCGCGCTGGCCGCCTGGTTTGGCATGAACGATATTGCCGACGCGCGCGCCTCGTTCGCTGCGCAGGCCGCCATCTTCAAGCGCAAGCACAACTGGCTGATGTGCGTGCTGTACCTGGGCACCTTCGGCTCGTTCATTGGCTATGCCGCAGGCTTCCCGCTGCTCATCAAGAGCCAGTTTCCCAACATCAACCCCCTGGCCTATGCCTGGTTGGGCCCGCTGGTGGGCGCTGTGATTCGCCCCTTTGGTGGCTGGCTGGCAGACAAGCTCGGCGGCGCACGCGTCACGCTGTGGAACTTCATCGTCATGGCCATCGCCGTGATGGGCGTCACGGTGTTCCTGCCATCCGCAGGCAACGAAGGGCAGTTCTCTGGCTTCTTCGTGTGCTTCCTGGTGCTGTTCCTCACCACCGGCATTGGCAATGGTTCCACCTTCCGCATGATCCCTGTGATCTTCCTGACCGAGGCCCTGCGCGGCGTGGACAAGCACGACCCTGCTGCCCTGGCCCAGGCCAACAAGGAAGGCAACACCCTGGGTGCCGCCACGCTCGGCTTCACGGCCGCCATGGCCGCCTACGGCGGGTTCTTCATTCCCAAGAGCTATGGCAGCTCCATCGCCCTGACGGGCACCCCCAATGCCGCGCTGTGGTGCTTTGCAGTCTTCTATGCCGTCTGCATCGTCGTCACCTGGTGGTACTACGCGCGCAAGAACGCCGAGATGCCTTGCTGA
- the narH gene encoding nitrate reductase subunit beta, translating to MKIRAQIGMVLNLDKCIGCHTCSVTCKNVWTSRPGVEYAWFNNVETKPGIGYPKEWENQDRWNGGWVRNPDGSIAPRQGGKWKLLMRIFANPNLPQIDDYYEPFTFDYDHLQSAPESKAAPTARPRSLITGKRMEKIEWGPNWEEILGGEFSKRSKDKNFDDVQKDIYGQFENTFMMYLPRLCEHCLNPACVASCPSGSIYKREEDGIVLIDQDKCRGWRMCVSGCPYKKIYYNWQSGKAEKCIFCYPRIEAGQPTVCSETCVGRIRYLGVLLYDADRIQEAASVERDRDLYQAQLDIFLDPNDPHVIKQARIDGIPDSWMDAARNSPVYKMAVQWKVALPLHPEYRTLPMVWYVPPLSPITAAANAGHVGVNGDIPDVSQLRIPVQYLANLLTAGDTGPVVRALERMLAMRTYQRDKHVEQRQNLAVLKQAGLSMAEVEEMYHVMAIANYEDRFVIPSAHREYAENAFDIRGGCGFSFGNGCSDGATETSMFGGKKPRTIPIKATV from the coding sequence ATGAAAATTCGCGCACAAATCGGCATGGTGCTGAACCTGGACAAGTGCATTGGTTGCCACACCTGTTCCGTCACCTGCAAGAACGTCTGGACCAGCCGCCCCGGGGTGGAATACGCCTGGTTCAACAACGTCGAGACCAAGCCCGGCATCGGCTACCCCAAGGAATGGGAAAACCAGGATAGGTGGAACGGTGGCTGGGTACGCAACCCGGACGGCTCCATCGCGCCCCGCCAGGGCGGCAAGTGGAAGCTGCTCATGCGCATCTTCGCCAACCCCAACCTGCCGCAGATCGACGACTACTACGAGCCGTTCACGTTCGACTACGACCACCTGCAGTCGGCCCCTGAAAGCAAGGCCGCACCCACGGCCCGCCCGCGCAGCCTGATCACCGGCAAGCGCATGGAGAAGATCGAGTGGGGCCCGAACTGGGAAGAAATCCTAGGCGGCGAGTTCAGCAAGCGCAGCAAGGACAAGAACTTCGACGATGTGCAAAAGGACATCTACGGCCAGTTCGAGAACACCTTCATGATGTACCTGCCGCGCCTGTGCGAGCACTGCCTGAACCCGGCGTGCGTGGCATCGTGCCCCAGCGGCTCGATCTACAAGCGCGAGGAAGACGGCATCGTGTTGATCGACCAGGACAAGTGCCGTGGCTGGCGCATGTGCGTCAGCGGCTGCCCCTACAAGAAGATTTACTACAACTGGCAATCGGGCAAGGCCGAGAAGTGCATCTTCTGCTACCCCCGCATCGAGGCGGGCCAGCCCACCGTGTGCTCGGAAACCTGCGTGGGCCGCATTCGTTACCTGGGCGTGCTGCTGTATGACGCAGACCGCATCCAGGAAGCCGCCAGCGTGGAGCGCGACCGCGACCTGTACCAGGCCCAGCTCGACATCTTCCTGGACCCGAATGACCCCCATGTCATCAAGCAAGCCCGCATCGACGGCATCCCGGACAGCTGGATGGACGCCGCCCGCAACAGCCCGGTCTACAAGATGGCCGTGCAATGGAAGGTGGCCCTGCCGCTGCACCCCGAGTACCGCACGCTGCCCATGGTCTGGTATGTGCCTCCGCTCTCGCCCATCACGGCCGCCGCCAACGCAGGCCATGTGGGCGTGAATGGCGACATCCCCGATGTGTCGCAGCTGCGCATCCCCGTGCAGTACCTGGCCAACCTGCTCACCGCCGGTGATACCGGCCCCGTGGTGCGGGCGCTGGAGCGCATGCTGGCCATGCGCACCTACCAGCGCGACAAGCATGTGGAGCAGCGCCAGAACCTGGCCGTGCTCAAGCAAGCGGGCCTGTCGATGGCCGAGGTGGAGGAGATGTACCACGTGATGGCGATTGCCAATTACGAGGACCGCTTCGTCATCCCATCGGCCCACCGTGAATACGCCGAAAACGCGTTCGACATCCGTGGCGGCTGCGGCTTCTCGTTTGGAAACGGCTGCTCGGACGGCGCCACCGAGACCAGCATGTTCGGTGGCAAGAAGCCGCGGACCATTCCCATCAAAGCCACGGTATGA